A window of the Henckelia pumila isolate YLH828 chromosome 3, ASM3356847v2, whole genome shotgun sequence genome harbors these coding sequences:
- the LOC140886523 gene encoding beta-galactosidase 8-like produces MMRSGGGGMSAVAVALLLVLASTARLCFGANVTYDHRAIVIDGQRRVFISGSIHYARSTPEMWPDLIQKSKDGGLDAIQTYIFWNLHEEVRGQYDFEGRKDVAKFVKLVGEAGLLVHLRIGPYACAEWNYGGFPLWLHFIPGIEFRTDNEPFKAEMKRFTAKIVDLMLGEGLYASQGGPIILSQIENEYGNVQSGYGSGAAPYVKWAASMAVSLGTGVPWVMCQQSDAPDPIINTCNGFYCDQFTPNSNKKPKMWTENWSGWFSSFGDPVPYRPAEDLAFAVARFYQLGGTFQNYYMYQGGSNFGRSSGGPFITTSYDYDAPIDEYGLLRQPKWGHLKDVHKVIKLCEGAMVATDPQTTSLGSNLEATVYKTESGLCAAFLANVDTKSDATVKFNGNSYKLPAWSVSILPDCKNVALNTAKINSVATISKFVRLPSKDDTTASDASISGWSWINEPVGISSDNAFTKFGLLEQISTTADVSDYLWYSSSVEIKGNESKTVLHVDSLGHALHVFINGELAGSGKGSHDNRKVSIDVPISLIPGKTKIDLLSLTVGLQNYGAHYDTEGAGVTGPVQLKGLQNGSTIDLSSQQWTYQIGLKGEELGLSSGSSSLWVSQPTLPKNQPLVWYKTNFDAPAGSSPVALDFTGLGKGQAWINGQSIGRYWPTNTAPKSGCTDSCNYRGSYQPSNCQTNCGEATQQLYHVPRAWLQPSGNVMVLFEEVGGDPTQLSFATKETQSICSRISDTHPVPVELWTSDEETRKKAGPTLLLHCPSPNQVISEIRFASFGTPRGKCGSFSHGPCSSRRALSIVQKACIGLSKCSIGVSVNTFGDPCSGVAKSLAVEASCT; encoded by the exons ATGATGAGGAGTGGGGGCGGTGGAATGTCGGCGGTGGCGGTGGCGTTGCTTCTCGTTTTGGCATCAACGGCGCGGTTGTGCTTTGGCGCCAATGTGACGTACGATCATCGAGCGATCGTGATCGACGGGCAGAGGAGGGTTTTCATCTCCGGCTCGATTCATTACGCGCGCAGCACTCCTGAA ATGTGGCCTGATTTGATTCAGAAATCAAAGGATGGAGGATTGGATGCCATTCAAACTTACATTTTCTGGAATCTGCATGAAGAAGTTCGGGGGCAG TACGATTTTGAAGGAAGAAAGGATGTGGCGAAATTTGTGAAACTGGTCGGGGAGGCTGGATTATTGGTCCATCTTCGCATTGGACCTTATGCTTGCGCGGAGTGGAACTATGG TGGATTTCCCCTTTGGTTGCATTTCATACCTGGGATCGAGTTTCGAACTGATAATGAACCATTCAAG gCCGAAATGAAACGATTTACAGCCAAGATTGTGGACTTGATGTTGGGAGAAGGGCTTTATGCATCCCAAGGAGGGCCTATCATTCTATCTCAG ATTGAAAATGAGTATGGAAATGTCCAGTCTGGCTATGGTAGTGGTGCTGCGCCGTACGTCAAATGGGCTGCATCTATGGCTGTGTCCTTGGGTACAGGGGTGCCCTGGGTTATGTGCCAGCAAAGTGATGCTCCTGATCCTATT ATTAACACTTGCAACGGGTTTTATTGTGATCAATTCACTCCAAATTCGAATAAAAAGCCAAAAATGTGGACAGAGAACTGGAGTGGATG GTTCTCTTCATTTGGCGATCCTGTGCCATATAGACCGGCAGAAGACCTTGCTTTTGCTGTAGCACGTTTTTACCAGCTCGGTGGAACCTTCCAGAACTATTACATG TATCAAGGTGGGTCGAACTTTGGCCGGAGTAGTGGTGGACCTTTCATTACAACAAGCTATGATTATGATGCTCCAATCGATGAATATG GCCTTTTAAGGCAACCCAAATGGGGTCACTTGAAAGATGTGCACAAGGTTATAAAGCTTTGTGAAGGGGCAATGGTGGCAACTGATCCCCAGACTACTTCTCTTGGTTCAAATTTGGAG GCCACTGTTTATAAAACTGAATCAGGGCTATGTGCTGCTTTTCTCGCAAACGTGGACACTAAATCTGATGCGACTGTTAAATTCAATGGCAATTCCTACAAATTGCCTGCTTGGTCTGTCAGCATCTTACCTGACTGCAAGAATGTGGCACTCAATACCGCAAAA ATCAACTCAGTTGCCACTATCTCAAAATTTGTTCGTCTGCCCTCAAAAGATGATACTACAGCTTCTGATGCATCCATCTCAGGTTGGAGTTGGATCAATGAACCTGTAGGTATATCTAGTGATAATGCTTTCACAAAATTCGGGTTGCTGGAACAAATTAGTACTactgctgacgtaagcgattaTCTGTGGTATTCCTCAAG CGTCGAAATAAAAGGAAATGAATCAAAGACAGTTCTTCACGTTGATTCTCTTGGCCACGCGCTGCATGTTTTTATAAATGGAGAACTTGCAG GGAGTGGAAAAGGAAGCCATGATAATCGTAAAGTTTCTATCGATGTTCCTATCAGCCTTATACCTGGAAAAACCAAGATTGATCTGTTGAGTTTGACTGTGGGATTACAG AACTATGGAGCACACTATGATACGGAGGGAGCCGGTGTTACTGGCCCTGTGCAGTTAAAAGGTTTACAAAATGGATCCACAATCGATCTATCATCGCAGCAGTGGACTTATCAG ATTGGTTTGAAAGGAGAAGAATTAGGCCTATCAAGCGGAAGTTCCTCTCTTTGGGTATCTCAGCCTACTCTGCCTAAGAATCAACCATTGGTATGGTACAAG ACGAATTTTGACGCCCCAGCTGGAAGCAGCCCAGTTGCACTGGACTTCACAGGACTGGGGAAGGGCCAGGCATGGATAAATGGACAAAGTATTGGGCGTTATTGGCCTACTAATACAGCTCCAAAGAGCGGTTGCACTGATTCTTGCAACTACAGAGGTTCTTATCAGCCCAGTAATTGTCAGACAAATTGTGGGGAAGCAACTCAACAGCT CTATCACGTTCCCCGTGCTTGGCTACAACCGAGTGGGAATGTCATGGTACTGTTCGAGGAAGTAGGAGGTGATCCGACACAGTTGTCTTTTGCTACAAAAGAGACCCAAAGTATATGCTCAAGAATCTCAGACACTCACCCAGTCCCAGTTGAGCTATGGACTTCTGACGAAGAAACAAGGAAGAAAGCCGGACCAACTTTGCTACTCCATTGCCCTTCTCCGAATCAGGTGATATCTGAGATCAGATTTGCCAGCTTCGGAACTCCTCGCGGGAAATGTGGGAGTTTTAGCCATGGTCCATGCAGCAGCAGAAGAGCCCTCTCCATCGTGCAAAAG GCTTGCATTGGATTGAGTAAGTGCAGTATTGGAGTATCAGTGAATACATTCGGCGATCCCTGCTCAGGGGTCGCCAAAAGTTTAGCTGTTGAAGCTTCTTGTACATGA